From the genome of Neomonachus schauinslandi chromosome 5, ASM220157v2, whole genome shotgun sequence, one region includes:
- the GRIFIN gene encoding grifin has translation MQFEAFCAGGLAPGWSLLVQGHSDSGEDKFEINFLSEAGDIAFHIKPRFSSATVVGNTFQGGRWGQEEVSSVFRLVLGEPFEMEVSSDEEHFHVHAQEHKVLQFAHRHRPLAAITRVQVLSDHRLAQVELARRDLSWWDGGH, from the exons ATGCAGTTCGAAGCCTTCTGTGCAGGGGGCCTGGCCCCTGGCTGGAGCCTGCTGGTCCAGGGACACTCTGACTCTGGAGAGGACAA GTTTGAGATCAACTTCCTGTCCGAGGCGGGGGACATTGCCTTCCACATCAAGCCCCGGTTCTCCAGTGCCACCGTGGTGGGCAACACTTTCCAGGGGGGCCGCTGGGGCCAGGAGGAAGTGTCCAGCGTCTTCCGGCTGGTGCTGGGGGAGCCCTTTGAG ATGGAGGTCAGCTCAGATGAGGAGCACTTCCATGTCCACGCCCAGGAGCACAAGGTGCTGCAGTTCGCACACCGTCACAGGCCACTGGCGGCCATCACCCGGGTGCAGGTGCTGAGTGACCACCGCCTGGCCCAGGTGGAGCTGGCCAGGAGGGACCTGAGCTGGTG GGACGGGGGCCACTGA